In Castor canadensis chromosome 6, mCasCan1.hap1v2, whole genome shotgun sequence, the genomic window aaacagaCAAAACTGTGGGTCAAAACAAGCTTTTCCTACTTTTATTAccttattttgttacagtaacaggaaGCTTACTAACACAGATACAAAACATTATGACCTCTGTCTTGctcctttctttcactttctctgaCAGAATCTAGTTCTCATGTCCGTTTGAGAGCCAGACTAAGAAGAGCCTTATAGGGAAGTGAAATCCTCAGTCTAAAAGCCTAGGTCTGAATTTGGCCAAGAACTTCTTGAGTGACCTTGGAAGGAGATCCTCTCCCAGTCAAACTCTGAAATGACAActgttggagaccaggcatgaaccctggactgggatatgGAGTTTGCACAGtctttttatcatattttctccagtacctggtgtcttaacctttgttctcacatcttcttgaagaatacaacctgctgtgtccgcataccagccccctgatgcaaaattagataaagtaccagaactgttaggaaactccCTGGTGTcacattaatcaataccttagataaggtgtcctgtgtgccttgatggttccagaactgatgtgtcctaattaagcttcattagccttaggaataTTAGCCCACCAaatctcattccttttaccttgtaTCAAataattgttaaagcttgatttttacctgagtcttttccttgtactgacctaataaaataaacactctggctcaggtaggtgctcacATTTCACACCAGGAATATGCAGTCCTCCCAATCCCAgagttctgttttatgttttatgtctgtatgtctgtgtgtgtcttatttctcattccccaccactcttagtcaggttcacgcaGCATACCCATGCAGGTCGTGGGCAACAACAGCTCTAGTTGATACCTTGACTAAAGCCTTGTGAGGGATCCTGAAAACCCACCCAAGTGACAGCCAGATTTCTGACTCATAGAAACAATTAAGTAATTCTAAGTCATTATATTTGAGGGATAATTTGTTATACAGCCATCGGTAACTAATGCATCTTCCAATCTCATGCTTCTCCTCCATccccaagacacacacacacacacacacacacacacacacacatttcctctCTTAGTCTCAGATTTTAGTAGATGAGATGGCCACTTTTTTTATGAGAGAAATAAAGGTCTTCAGTTAGATAAGAATTTTCTCAACCTCTTGGAACCAAATCACTCTTGAGAGCATCTGATCCATGAACCACTCTCTTGAACATTTAGCCTCCTTTCCTCCAGTATTTTTATCATTCTCCTTGGCTGGATCTTTGCCTATCAGTATCTAAATTGGCTGAATTTCTTCCATCCAAAAAGATTAACACTAGGTAGACCCATCACCATCTGCAGGTACTCCTTTCTCTAATCCCCCAGTGGTTAGTAAGAGCTCTACAACTGCTGTCCTAACTTAACTATTCCTTAATCTACTTGGATATAGACTTCTCACCTCCTGATCCTCAAGAACTCCACTTTATCTGTTCTTGCTAAGGTCTTCTACCAAAAATGTCCAAGACAGAAAATACACTTTCCAACCATTCCCAATAGTTGTTTAGCTTGATCACTTGACAGCATATGGCACTGTTTGAATGAGTCTTGTCTCATGGCCTTCTTGATGTCATTCTCCTCTAGTATGTCATCTTAATCCTTtcaggtttttccttttttactcaATCCATAATATTGATTCTTCTCAGGCATAAAGTCCTACACACTCCATTTGGATTCTAGAAGAACAGGAACCTCAAACTCAAATACTTAGGGACTAGGCAAGTAACAAATTGAATGCTATGTGCTGAGTCTAAGACATTAGAAAGTGGTGGGGGGTGAAGGTGAACCAAAGAGTTCAAATCTCATAAAGAGAGTTCCTCTCCATTTGGTTCAATCCATTTGTACAGAGAAGCAGCCCAACACATTGGGATTTTCCAAAAAGCCTATTTTTATGTGTAATTTGTTCATCTTAAGAAATACAGCTGAAAAAAAATacagctggtggtggtggtgaacacctgtaatctcaatgCTGGGGAGGATGGGCAAGGTTGATTCTGATTTCCAAGCCAGTTTGGACTACATTGGGGACCCCGTCTCAATAAAcaatctaccaaaaaaaaagtgagaggggGAATACTATGGGTACTGTATgcttaataatattaattataatatatgcatgcacacatacacacacacatacacacacaagccCCAGTAAACCAATTCAACCTACAAGCTGCTGGCATATCACTCCTTCAGATTTTCCTTAAACTATCTTATCTACTCTAgtcttcaatttttcattttgtgtagAGATTATCATGATTTTTAAGTCATTCGtcatctttccaattgccaatttgtaatgCACCccgtttttgtctacttaatttttcttcatatgtggGAACTCGCagattttcaccttgtctgaggaggagcaagaagaaggatggttTGATGGTACCCAGTATGCAAGACCCAAAGCAAGCTGCTGGGTAGCACaatataagcttgcttcccacagatcgaATATAGCCCCCTGGGTGCCTGCCATCTATGTTCACAGTAAGATTGTTCCAAGCTGCCAGGAGGCCAGAGAAGTTGGCCAACAGGTAGGGGTTGGGTTCCATGTGGTTTAGCGTTCCCCACCATTGGGTCTTCTGggtagtgtcattgtaaaacttttgccctaaacaagttaaatcccctaCTGGGCCTTTTGGGCAGGGGATAAGAGTAATTTccaatgatggaagtttttaggagccagacacCTTTCCTGGTTTTGGGAAACCTGACTTATTAAAAGGCTCCCAAGGGTCtagctcccttgcttcccatgGTCATTGGTCTCCTATGTTGGTTCCTCCACagacatagcatgaagtgacattcagtgtctgggctatagactcatcCAGTGACAGGAACAAGTTTTTGGTCTTGACAGATATAGGGAAgtcacttttcatttcctcataaaaggaacGACAGATTTGGTaagaactctcatgggtaattGTGATGAGCCTGAAGTGTAGCAGAGTACCTGGGTCAAGGCCTTTTCCATCAATTAAAATGCTAACTGCCTGCCCAATTCCCCAGCTGGgttcactgagattgaaaaatcataaaatttacaGGGCTACAAGTGCAAGTGCACAGTTAGAGGTTGCTTCCCCTTTCTGGAGAAGGGCAGTAGCCCCTTTCCTCTGCCAAGTTGCCCATACCACACAGCCCCAATAAGGGCAGTAGAGCTGCTCATAGGATGCACAGACTGATACCAAGCTGGTGGTCTCTGGACACATATTTGTCATGTAGCCTATTGGCCCTTTCCCAGGTAGGCCTCCACAGTAGCCCCATGTAGCAGTGTTTTTAGCTATTGCGGCACACACGtcaaagtatatggacacaggtttgttAGGGTCACTAACCCTGGTATGGTTAATGAGGTCCCCAGTGCTGTGAAAGCTTTGGACTTCCAGCCATTGTTCCCAAGGGTAGCAGGTCGGGTTGAAggagatatgctgattaccatgggagcacaccaAATAGATGGCacggttgtgagtgcatgacccgatgacactgcctgcacaggaatagtaagtacggaaaagcaaagtcctggaAATAACACTTCCAGCCCCAGTAGTACACATACATAGGTCACAATTTGAGATCTGCGGGTTCCCATACATGGGACttattaaatttaacaaaaggaaaacattgaaAGGACCCATCCCTGGAGGGGGATGAAGATGACTCCTCAACCTTCCACCGTGCATAGATTAAGttagcttccagagtgactacaGCAGGGCTGTCGCCCTGTTGTTCATGATCCCATTGTCTCCCAGGAAGCAGTGTTCTGCCTAGGAAAAGTGTAGGTGATTCAGAGGTTGATCCTGCATGATTAAactggatcagggatgcattcCCATTTGATAGAAGCTGGCTTCACTTGCTGGGGTGGATCCAGGAAGCACTCTCTGCAACCTTAATGGCAGTgagggtagacaaaataacaacaaaaggaccCCTACCAAAGCAGTTTTAACAGTTGGACgatccattcctttacccagacagCATCCCCTGGCCTGTAAGGGTGTGTGGGACTTGTCAGGCTaagtctctcccagacccagtcattgattttttgagattCAACCTGAGGGCCTGCATCTGTTGTCTCAAGGTGAGGTCCCCGTATTTTTTGAGGTCCCCCCATATGCCCTAGATGAAGGAAGGTGAGCATCCATAAAGTACTTCAAAAGGGGAAAGTCCTGTCTGCTTCATGAATCTAGGCCTAATCCTCAGTACAGCTATGGGTAATTGATTCCAGAGTAGATGGGTCTCCTGATAGAGTTTTCTCAAGTGTAATTTTTGGGTTCTATTCCTACATTCCACTTTTCCTTAACTCTTGGGTGGTAGGCtgtatgcaacttccaggtgattcctaagcccaTAGCCATCAACTGTACCACTTCTGCCACAAATGCTTGTCCATTCTCCAACCCAACAGACCCAGGTATTAAAAACCGATGGCTGATTTCCTTTTGTACACATCTGGTCACTCCCTGGGCCTTTTTAGTCTGCGTGGAGAAgacttccacccatcctgagaagctGCAGTTGAACACCAATAGATATTTGTATCCTCAAGTttgtggcatttcagtgaagttcatgatcaagttttcaagaggagttccaccaacaCTCTGCATCTGGGGCAGAACCCTTGGCCCTTTGGTGGGGGGGTCATTTTTGGCAGACAGGCTACATCTTTCACATATTATCTTACTTACACTAGAGAGCTTGGGGATATCAAAGAGCTGGACCAGGGTGTTTCATGGGCTGTTTTCCTTGCATGAGTTCTGTCATGGAATTGCTTGACAAATGTaagagccagtgactcagggatGGCATTGCAGCCACCAGCAAACTTCCACCAGCTgtccagtagaaaatttccctcctcagtcttaaaccaatcctgttcttgtggtgtgtaccatggGTGCCATTCAGCTAAgggacatgggaacaaggcagaaGTCAGGGCAGTTGGGTTGGTCCCCTCATGAGGGCTGCTTGTTTGACTCCCCTatcagctttccagtttccctgAGCATCTCCTTTAGGTGCCCTCAGAAGTGTATAACTATCACCTGTTTAGGGGCCCATACAGTGTCTAGCAGTTTcaggatttcctgcccatactccagagttaatgagtcccctctttctataaggccccatggacatgaatggttgttAAAGCATATTTAGAATCAATGTAGATATTTACCCATAGTCCTACAGCAAGCTGGAGTGCCCACATGATGgcaacaagttcagccttttgtgtaTAAGTTCCAACTGGCAGCAGGCAGGCCTCAATGACTGAGTCACTTTTCAGTATTGAACAGTCAGAAGGAGCAGTTGGAAGTCTGTTAAGgtgggcttatgagtttggatgatggactgcattaAATCAATCAGACTGAGGTTTTTCTGTGAAGGGGGGGTATGATGTGTCCATAAGTTTAGGAGATTTGTGGTGTTAAAGGGCCGCTAGATGGATGTTTGCCTTCTTCCTTGATTTGACCATGTGGGTCATAATATTTTGGGCCTTGGAcctccctcaggggcatctgaAGGGCAGATCCAGTCTGAAGGGAGGAAGGGTCCCTGCTGGGACTAATTGAATGGAGGACATGGGATGAGAAGTGGCAGACTAGGAGTGGGTATGGGGCACATAGGACTCAGGGAGGTCAGGGGAATTGGGGCCCCAGAGGATTTCaggccagattttacaggtgtgactgtccctccGGCTTCCCCATACTTTTCTGGAGGCAAGGGTGTGGAATTGGATGCCAGTGGCAGAGGTGAATAAAGTGGCATGTAGGGTGGTGGCATTTCCTCAGCCAGTACAGTCTCTTTGTTTTCtccctacacttggaagttgtggcACCATAGCTACCAGAATCCTACAGTTCTCTTCCAGAAAGGGCCTAAGCAATGTGGGTCAGCTAAGCGCAGGATTCTGCCACTGATCAATAtaggaaactgatctgggtgaTAGGGTTCCCTAAAATAACCCTGTAAACTTCATGAACCACAGTCTTgtctagtgacccttctgggggcCACACTGCACCAAAAGTAGCGCCTAACCTGAAGCTGGATAGTGGAACCTAATCCCAGCAGCGAATTGCATCCCAATTGGCAACATATACAATTCGATCATGCTTGATAAAATTATCTGGAGTAAAACTCTATTGATGATTGGTTTAGGGCATGAGAAGGAAAACTACTACTGGAGTCAAAAGATACTtgggttgatttttgtttgtgaaaAGAATATTTTACCACATATAAGGCTAACAGATCAGAGATTAGAATCCTGTTCTGCCAGCAGAGACATGGCTGGGGGAGAATGCCTACAGGAAGCTTTTGGAGATTAAAAAGAATAACAGGATGGGGGACCCTTCTTCTtcagcactctctctctctctatcattTTACTCAATATTAAATTGTGTTGCATGCATTCCATGTGCCAACATACTCATTGTCACACGTAAGTTCATAGTGCTGTGCAGCTATGAACATCACCTTCCATCTCCACAGCCCTCTTCGTGTTTCCAACAGAACCCGCTTCCTTCTTTAATCTGTGACTCCCCTCTCCCCTGCCACTGTCTCTGGTTGCCACTATTGTACaatttttctgagattttgaCCCCCCCTGGCGCCTCATGTAAAGGGAGCCATGCTGTGGTTTTCTTTATGTGATTGGCATGTTTCCTTATCATGGTATCTttcaagttcatccatgttgcccACATGGCAGAATTAAGGAGTAGCGACCCTTGGAAGAGATTCTGAAAACTCAGCTTGGTTACCCTCCAGGCACATTCTGCTCTGCTTCTGCTTGATGCTCACATGGCCACTAGATGGCAGAGCAGGGACTGGGCTCTTACCCTTCCAGCCTCTGCCCAGGGCTGATTTGTCTTTGACCACAGTCTGACCATCTACGTGGTCCGTGGCCACTGGTTTCGGGGATGCTCTGAGTGAGTCGCGCAGCAGCCACAAGGCAACCAGGCCGCGCTCCCTCCCCAGCAGTGCTGGGAGCAGGACGGTTCCGGCTCGGAGGGATCGCTTTCTCCTTCCCAGGAGCCTGACTGCTGCCGCTGCCGCTGCCCTGCCCTGCGCAGTGCCTGGCCTTCCCCTCAGGCCACAGCCAGCAGCGCAGCAGGCGGTTCTCCTGTCACTGCACATTGCAGTAGCGTCGGGCGCGCCACACCACTCCTTTCCTCTGGTCGCCAGTTTGAAAGGACAGCGTTGTGGACACACGGCAAAGCGGATGTTTGTCGCTGGCAGCACGGCTAGCCACTGTGCCTTGCAGGGTCCCGGGAGGGAGCGACATTTTCTCCCAGCCGATTTTCCCTAGTTCAGGGCCCAGCTCGTTCCTGGCTGGGTCCGTCTTCTCTGCTGCGGCGGCGCCGGAGACAGCTAGGGGACGGTGTCTGTTCGTGCCGTTCCGTTCGTCCGCGTGGTGGCGCCCAGCCTCCTCTGCCCGAGCCCGAGCAGAGCGAGTTTCCACGGCGCGGCGCGGCCGGGcgccggcgcttttcctttcccAGCGGTCGCCGTCACCGCTCCGGTCTTGGGTCGGGGAATCCACGCCCGCGGGTTGTGACACTTTAGACCTCGGAGTCGCTGCCTACGATTTCTTAGTCGCAGGAGTCACTGGAGCGATTTCTCAGTCGCCTCTTGCGGCCCTTTCTCACTGGGAACAGTCACCGCAGCCATTGATTTCTGTCTCAGCCGTCGCGGTACGGATGTCTTAGTCCCAGCGGTCGCTGTGATGTCTTCGTGATAGAAGTCACCGTGGTGATTTCCTAGTGGCAAAATTCACCGTGGTGATTTCTGAGTCGCGGGAGCCACTGTTAGGACGTCTTAGTTGAAGGAATCACTGTAGCGAGTTCTTTGTTCCGCAACGGTCCCCGCAGCGACTTAGTCTCAGGAGTCACGGTTGTGATTTCGGAGTCGCAGGAGTCGCTGTCGCGTTATCTTAGCAGTGATGGTCACGGTAGCAATTTCTCTGTCCCTAGAACGACTGCGAGGAGTTTTCACGTTGGCGTCGCCGCCTACGGTTTCTTAGCGCAGCAGTCACTGCTTAGCACCGCCCTCtgaccccagcccctccccctgcACGTGACTCCGCTGTGCGCTTTAGCTGCCCGGTTTCACTTGGGTTTGTGTTCCTGCTGCGGTTTTTGGCAGCGGCAAAAACCGTCACGGTCAACGCAGTCACGGTGGTATTGCAGTCCGGTCCCATTCCAGTTCCTACACCCGATTGGCTGGAATTTTCATTCACGTGGTTTTGTGTCTCTGGCTGGCTCCGCCCACCCGCGGAAGCCCATAAATGCCCAGCCACCACGCGGCCCTGAAGACTCTGCCTCAGCCCTGCTGCACACGCTGCTGTCCCTGCGCTGCGCCGGTGGCCTGCACCCCATGGAGCCGCCATTCGTCCCCCGCGGGAAGCAGGCTGGGGATGCCGCTGGCCTGGCGCCCTGGCCACAGCCTCCTCTTGGCCTGAGCGCCGAAGAACCTGGACCCGGACCTCTGCCTAAGAAACCTGGAGCAGCAGAGCCCTGCGTTGACAGATGGGCTCTCAGCTGCACCCTGCTCTCTACTCTGGGTGGTGCCTTTGCCTCGTTTACCTGCACAATGGAGGCTACTAGAGTCCGTGGCACGTGGGACTGCCACCCTTCAGTCCAGGACGCCAGACGCCAGAGGCTCCAACGGGAGAGGAGGACCCTGCAGAGCAACCTGGTCGCCCCCATGCCCCAGCAGCTTCTCTGGCCGAGGACGCCCCACCCTGGACAGGAGCAGCAGCCAAGCGGAGAGTCCTCTGAGCCAGGGTTCCTGTCCCACTGCAGCCAGCCTGCCACCCTCACTTGGTGGAGAGGAAGCCTGGATTTCTCCGTCCTCCAGCAGTGGAACCGTTTGCCAGCCTTGTCCACCCTCGGGGGCAACTGCCCATCCATCTTTGGCAGCTGGGGCCTTAGATAGGGGCAAGAGGTCTTGATGTTCCTCTTTGGAAGGATTCTTCTCACAAAATGTCTTTACTCAGGAAATAAAGACGCAATGACATTTATACTTGGTGCTTTATTCTTTCTCCTGACGTTTCCCTGTGCCGTTCAGGTTGTCTATTGCTTGCACTTTTCTTTTGTCAAAACAGATTCATTTCGTGTGCATTTCTTTTGTGACCTTATATTTATCGAGTTCTACTTTCAAAACGTATTTTTCTCACTTGAGGATCCCTCTGCATTTTTGATAATTCATCTTTAATAGCGACACTTttccatgttatttatttttattagcactgATCATTTAACTCAGTACCTGGTACTCAATTCATACCCCCaatccctttttttaaaaatgtggtctcATGCTTTGGTTCCTTTaggtctgggctggcctctgacagcatcctcctatctcagccatGAGTCCCTGGCCaggcttgtttttcagatagacaCTGGCCAGCTTTTGCCCAGTATCGTCCTCAATGACAGttcttctctctccatctccagAATAGCGGTGATTGTTGGACTGGAACAACCCTGCCCAATCctgcattttatttcttagtcTTATTTATGCTGGTTTTCTTAGTCTTGATTTTCCAAATCTTTTCTTACTCTTCTTCTCTGTGCTTATTCATACATAGActgcttttttttcatttcatgttatatgcCTGTATTTCATAACATAAGTTGGATCTTTGTAGTAGTATTTTATACTCCCTGGATGGAGATAGAACATTTGGGTTTTGGCttgtttcctctctttctctttctttcattctttttgttcttttttctttccttcctccctccctcctccacggttttctttggtttttcagtGTGGTATTTCATCCTGGTTCAGACTCAGGattcttttgtttgttagtttatttggtgatactgggtttttAGCTCTGGCTCTCACATttggtaagcaggtgctccagcagccttgagtgtgtgtgtgtgtgtgtgtgtgtgtgtgtgtgttggatattttgaagtcaggttgCCTTGGGAACTacaatcctccggatctctgtctcctgaacagggtagctaggattacagatgtgagctacctgAGCAGGCTTACACTCAGGCATTGTAATGAAGTGTGCCAATGGACCAATCTAGTTCCTTTGATAAGACCACTCAGTTGCTCGTATGGGGACATCTGCACAGATACCCTGTCCTTAGAAATGTCATATggagaaagttaaaataaaaaaatatcatATTCATGGACACGGCTGACAGACCCTCCAGATacaggttttatttgtttgtttgtttgttttttgagggcaTGATAAGCACGTTATATCAGCACACTGATTCCTCAcccttttttttgctgttgttgttttgaccTTTTTGAGACCAAGGATTTTAAGCCAGGGTTTTCTGCTTGCAAAACAAGTATCCTACCACTTGAAgcccacctccagtccagttttctctgtttattttgtaGATGCAGTCTCCTGAGTTATTGGTCTGTGCTGGTCTTGAACCAGGATCCTACACATACCAGTCTCTCAAGTAGTAGTGTGACAAGCATGAGACCAGCTGATTCCTTAGTGGTGCCACACTCATTGGAGCTGTGACTGGGGTTTCTTGTCCTAGCAAATGCAGTCAGTTGAAAAGGTCTGGCTTAATCTCATATATGGATTTTCAACCTTCTGCAAGTCAAAATAAAGATTGGAATGACTTCTGCATCCCAGTTTTAAATGAGAAACCTACTGGTTTTGTGTTTTGCCTGTGATTTCTCAAATGCACCTTTTAAGATACCTTATTCTTAGCAAGTCTGTTGGACGAATTTCAAAGTCTAAGAAATCAAGTTTGGCTATGTTTGAGATTTCAGCGACACCATGTGTACAATTTCATGTCCAGATTTAGTAGGAATGACTTGATGCACAGCCATACCTGCCGCTTCTTAGCATATCCATTTTCCGTTTCATAACTAACCAAGGGATGCAAGTGTGACTGAAGTggaagagcccttgcctagcaagtgtgaggtcctggattctATCCCATACcccaaaagggggaaaaaaattaaatgcacttGGGTTATTCTTGCCAGGTTTGGAGGTGAGCCATAGCTACTTAAACTGTGCCAGTGTCTGGGACAGTGTCTTCAGTTTCACTGAGTCAGGAAGATGCAGAAGAGAGATACACTGGTTTAGGTGGGAAAAGAATAATCCTGCAGTCCCTTTCTCCAGGACTGGCAGTGACATGTGGAGTGCTGGACCACCCACTGCAGAATCCTGGGCTTCTGGCACAAAGTAGGGACAAGACTGCTCTCTTGCATGGCCTTCCCCAAGGTAACAATGAGTATTTGCATTTCAGAAGGCAACAGCTTTgaacttttcttctcttctgagaGCATTGCTTGGGTGGTCCTAACCTCATACTAGAAAGCTGGATAGTGGTACCTAAATCCCAGCAATGAATTGTATCCCAACTGGAAACATATAAAATTCGATCATGCTTGATAAAATTATCTGGAGTAAAACTCTATGGATGATTGGTTTAGGGCATGAAAAGGAAAACTACTATAGGAGTCCAAAATACTtgggttgatttttgtttgtggaAAGTCTATTTTACCACATATA contains:
- the Anxa2r gene encoding annexin-2 receptor gives rise to the protein MEPPFVPRGKQAGDAAGLAPWPQPPLGLSAEEPGPGPLPKKPGAAEPCVDRWALSCTLLSTLGGAFASFTCTMEATRVRGTWDCHPSVQDARRQRLQRERRTLQSNLVAPMPQQLLWPRTPHPGQEQQPSGESSEPGFLSHCSQPATLTWWRGSLDFSVLQQWNRLPALSTLGGNCPSIFGSWGLR